In Phocoena phocoena chromosome 11, mPhoPho1.1, whole genome shotgun sequence, one DNA window encodes the following:
- the COX14 gene encoding cytochrome c oxidase assembly protein COX14, producing MPTAKQLADIGYKTFSTSMMLLTVYGGYLCSARVYRYFQRRSSQRQAAEEQKTSGVP from the coding sequence ATGCCAACTGCCAAGCAACTAGCCGACATTGGCTACAAGACCTTCTCCACCTCCATGATGCTCCTCACTGTTTACGGGGGCTACCTCTGCAGTGCCCGAGTCTACCGCTATTTCCAGCGGCGCAGCTCCCAGCGCCAGGCTGCAGAAGAACAGAAGACCTCAGGAGTCCCGTAG